The Solidesulfovibrio sp. genomic interval CTGGAGGCCACCTCCGGCCTGCCCGGCGCGGCCAGCCTGCCCAGCGCCTTCGACTGGCGCGACGTGAACGGTAAATCCTTCATCGGCGCCATCCGCGACCAGGGCACCTGCGGCTCGTGCTACGCCTTCGCCGCCGTGGCCGCGGCCGAGGGCGCCTACAACGTGGCCACCAAGCGCACGGGCAGCAACGTGGCCAATTTCTCCGAACAGTACCTGGCCTTCTGCCTGGGCAGCCACGGCCCCTACAGTGCCAATTTCGACGGCTGCGACGGCGCGGATTATTCCTATACGGAACTGTCCGCCCTGACCCAGCAAGGCCTCACCACCGAGGCGGTCATGCCCTACACCGGCGTGGACAACCAGAGCTGCTCCCTGTCCGATCCGCCGCTTACAACCTTCAAGTCCTGGGGCCGGGTGGCCTGCAACGACGTGGCGGCCATCAAGGCCGTCATCCGCACCTACGGCCCCGTCGACGTGGCCGTCTACGTCTCCTCGGCCTTCGACGCCTATGCGGGCGGGGTCTACCAGGACAGCCTCACTACCTGCCCGGCCTCGGACGCGTGCTACAACACCCCCACCAACCACGCCGTGGCCCTGGTGGGCTGGGACGACGGCGACGCCGACACGCCCGGCCACTGGATTCTGCGCAATTCCTGGGGCACGGCCTGGGGCGAGGCCGGCTACATGCGCATCGCCTACACCGCGGCCCGGGTGGCCTGTTCGGCGGCCTACCTGACCTACCAGGCCACCGCAGCCGGGCTGGCGCCCGGCCTCTATCCGCTGCTCA includes:
- a CDS encoding C1 family peptidase, which translates into the protein MPQPHRATSALRRRAVFLAAACVLAACALSLPFRAAAQADPVPFEDGDSLETIREKIARNGYRFTVAENWVTRLPAATREAMRTRGSRATAALRQNAAPLEATSGLPGAASLPSAFDWRDVNGKSFIGAIRDQGTCGSCYAFAAVAAAEGAYNVATKRTGSNVANFSEQYLAFCLGSHGPYSANFDGCDGADYSYTELSALTQQGLTTEAVMPYTGVDNQSCSLSDPPLTTFKSWGRVACNDVAAIKAVIRTYGPVDVAVYVSSAFDAYAGGVYQDSLTTCPASDACYNTPTNHAVALVGWDDGDADTPGHWILRNSWGTAWGEAGYMRIAYTAARVACSAAYLTYQATAAGLAPGLYPLLMQ